In Paraburkholderia aromaticivorans, a single window of DNA contains:
- a CDS encoding 3-keto-5-aminohexanoate cleavage protein: MQFLDDSLHPENQDKVVITTAPYGPEWAPEDFPEDIPVTMEEQIQKAVDCYNAGATVLHLHVRELDGKGSKRLSKFNELIAGVRAAVPDMIIQVGGSISFAPEDDGQAAKWLSDDTRHMLADLDPKPDQVTVAINTTQMNIMELLYPEYLEGTSLANPALMAAYSEMTVPAGPAWVEEHLRRLQASGIQPHFQLTGIHALETLDRLVRKGAYKGPLNLTWIGIGGGFDGPNPFNFFNFVHRAPDGGTVTAESLLKNVLPFNMMAMAMGLHPRCGIEDTIIDQHGNRMSSVQQIEQCVRVARELGREIASGKEAREIYKIGVQYKTVDETLAANGMAPSRKAGVKNLPLRAA, from the coding sequence ATGCAATTTCTCGACGACTCGCTGCACCCGGAGAATCAGGACAAGGTAGTCATTACGACGGCTCCGTACGGACCGGAATGGGCGCCTGAGGATTTTCCTGAAGACATTCCAGTGACGATGGAAGAGCAGATCCAGAAGGCCGTCGACTGCTACAACGCGGGCGCGACCGTGCTGCACCTGCACGTGCGCGAGCTGGATGGCAAGGGCTCCAAACGCCTGTCGAAGTTCAACGAACTGATCGCGGGCGTGCGCGCCGCCGTGCCGGACATGATCATCCAGGTGGGCGGCTCGATCTCGTTTGCACCGGAAGACGACGGCCAGGCCGCGAAGTGGCTGTCCGACGACACGCGTCACATGCTGGCCGATCTCGACCCGAAGCCCGATCAGGTGACGGTCGCGATCAACACCACGCAGATGAACATCATGGAATTGCTCTATCCGGAGTACCTGGAAGGCACGTCGCTGGCCAATCCTGCACTCATGGCTGCCTACAGCGAAATGACGGTGCCCGCGGGTCCGGCCTGGGTTGAGGAACACCTGCGCCGCCTGCAGGCCTCGGGCATCCAGCCGCACTTCCAGCTCACCGGTATTCATGCGCTCGAAACGCTCGATCGCCTGGTGCGCAAGGGCGCCTACAAGGGGCCGCTGAACCTGACGTGGATCGGCATCGGCGGCGGCTTTGACGGTCCGAACCCGTTCAACTTCTTCAACTTCGTCCACCGTGCGCCGGACGGCGGCACGGTCACGGCCGAGTCGCTGCTGAAGAACGTTTTGCCGTTCAACATGATGGCGATGGCCATGGGCCTGCACCCGCGCTGCGGAATCGAGGACACGATCATCGACCAGCACGGCAATCGTATGAGCTCGGTGCAGCAGATCGAGCAGTGCGTCCGCGTGGCACGCGAACTGGGCCGTGAGATCGCAAGCGGCAAGGAAGCGCGCGAGATCTACAAGATCGGCGTGCAATACAAGACGGTGGACGAGACCCTCGCGGCCAACGGCATGGCACCGAGTCGCAAGGCAGGTGTGAAAAACCTGCCCCTGCGCGCCGCGTAA
- a CDS encoding AraC family transcriptional regulator, protein MQSMVRSSTLHGYFDVVRGLGLNPYELVQAVGLDAVALANPEERIPADGACRLLEATAEKASCLTLGLRIAQTRQQFGSGVVNVLLAHKRTLREVLLAAAQYRYLLNEALGVYVETTGDTVTIREEIVAEPGTRTVQAIELAVGVLSRHSSALLGAHWKPHSVHFTHAAPPDLTFHRRFFGCPVTFESDFNGFVCAAADLDYPNPNADPVLVRYAESLANPLNDTAADSIALDVRKTIYLLLPLSQASIELVARQLNLTVRTLQRQLDSAGSRFSGIVEEVRRDLAVRYLLNPRYPIGRVAALLGYTNQGAFTVWFQKRFGLTPRDWRSRHRK, encoded by the coding sequence ATGCAAAGCATGGTGAGGTCGTCGACATTGCACGGGTATTTCGACGTGGTGAGAGGCTTGGGTCTCAACCCCTACGAGCTTGTGCAGGCGGTCGGTCTCGACGCCGTGGCGCTGGCGAACCCCGAGGAACGGATCCCGGCTGACGGCGCCTGTCGGTTGCTCGAAGCGACTGCGGAGAAAGCGTCGTGTTTGACACTGGGGCTGCGGATCGCGCAAACCCGCCAGCAGTTCGGTAGTGGCGTCGTCAACGTTTTGCTCGCCCACAAGCGCACGCTCCGTGAGGTGCTGCTGGCCGCTGCCCAGTACCGCTATCTGCTCAACGAAGCCCTGGGTGTTTACGTCGAAACGACCGGCGACACGGTGACGATCCGCGAAGAGATTGTCGCCGAACCGGGCACCCGGACAGTCCAGGCGATCGAACTGGCCGTCGGCGTGCTGTCCCGCCATTCCAGCGCGCTCCTCGGTGCCCACTGGAAACCGCACAGTGTGCATTTCACTCATGCGGCGCCGCCTGACCTGACCTTCCATCGCCGGTTCTTCGGCTGTCCGGTCACATTTGAAAGCGACTTCAACGGATTCGTTTGTGCGGCAGCGGACCTCGATTATCCGAATCCGAATGCAGACCCCGTGCTGGTCCGTTATGCGGAAAGCCTCGCCAATCCGCTCAACGATACGGCGGCAGATTCTATTGCGCTGGATGTGCGCAAGACGATTTACCTGCTATTGCCCCTCAGTCAGGCTTCAATCGAACTGGTGGCGCGACAACTGAATCTTACGGTGCGCACCCTGCAGCGCCAGCTTGATTCAGCCGGCTCCCGTTTCTCGGGCATCGTTGAAGAAGTGCGGCGTGATCTTGCCGTGCGCTACCTGCTCAACCCACGCTATCCGATCGGCCGGGTCGCAGCCCTGTTGGGCTACACAAACCAGGGGGCGTTTACGGTCTGGTTCCAGAAGCGTTTTGGTCTGACGCCCCGTGACTGGCGCAGTCGCCACCGAAAGTGA